CAACTATGGACTAACCAGAACTAATTGTCTCCTTACATTTTCACCAATTTCACAAACATGTTCAATCATTTGCTCGAAAACTAGTAAATCCAACAAATACGTACAATCCTTTTCTCCACATATCCTACGAGAATTGTGCTCGAAGATGTTTGATAACTTTCTTATCCAATTGAAAACCTTTGACAAGAACATCCTCAAGAATTGGTGGATTTGAACCAAAGAGTTGATAAGGGATCATGTGTACTCCAGGATTTTGGCTGTTGAAACTACTCAAATGTGTTGCATTGGTGGTTCCCAAATTGTATTGAATGTGAACCATACTTTGTGGGATCACAAAAGCATCCCCTGGATTCAAGATTTTATCGAATAGCCTCGATTTGAAAGGATTTTTCGTATCAGGAACAACAAATCCAACATAGATAGTACCCTCCAATACGAGTATTAGCTCAGTTGCTCGAGGATGAATGTGAGGTGAGATTAAGCCAAACGGTTCAAGATCAGCACGAGCCATAGAAATGCCAAGTGTGTTGAGTCCTGGCATTCGATTTACGTTCAATATATTCACGGCAAAGCCAAGATTTGTTGGTGTTGGCATTCCACTTTCATTGAAACCTGAAGCA
This DNA window, taken from Solanum dulcamara chromosome 3, daSolDulc1.2, whole genome shotgun sequence, encodes the following:
- the LOC129883131 gene encoding germin-like protein subfamily 1 member 17 — encoded protein: MKMAFLIIISIVITACFSSFVSAYDLDPLQDLCVAVQDTNHSVFVNGKFCKDPKLANANDFFASGFNESGMPTPTNLGFAVNILNVNRMPGLNTLGISMARADLEPFGLISPHIHPRATELILVLEGTIYVGFVVPDTKNPFKSRLFDKILNPGDAFVIPQSMVHIQYNLGTTNATHLSSFNSQNPGVHMIPYQLFGSNPPILEDVLVKGFQLDKKVIKHLRAQFS